From one Planktothrix agardhii NIES-204 genomic stretch:
- the cobM gene encoding precorrin-4 C11-methyltransferase, whose translation MEPDIRLLKAAVYIVGAGPGDPELLTVKAQRLLASADVIVFADSLVPQQILKGVKADAELVKTSDKTLEEIVPFMIERVDKGYSVVRLHSGDPSLYGAIYEQIQQLIEAEIEFEIVPGISAFQDAAAKLKIELTIPELVQTIILTRVSGRATGVPADEELESLAAHKASLCLYLSARYVEETQQKLIKYYPPEMPIAICYRLGWPDEKIRVVPLEKMAQVTQEENLIRTTLYVISPALAKTPHTSTLRSKLYNPEHSHLFRPLS comes from the coding sequence ATGGAACCCGATATCCGATTACTCAAAGCTGCGGTTTATATTGTTGGGGCTGGCCCAGGTGATCCAGAGTTATTAACTGTGAAAGCTCAAAGATTATTAGCCTCGGCGGATGTGATTGTATTTGCCGATTCTTTGGTTCCTCAACAGATTTTAAAAGGGGTTAAAGCGGATGCAGAATTAGTTAAAACCTCTGATAAAACTTTAGAAGAAATTGTTCCTTTTATGATTGAACGAGTTGATAAAGGGTATTCTGTTGTTAGATTACATTCGGGTGATCCGAGTTTATATGGGGCTATTTATGAACAAATACAACAGTTAATAGAAGCAGAAATTGAGTTTGAAATTGTCCCTGGAATTAGTGCTTTTCAAGATGCAGCAGCCAAATTAAAAATAGAATTAACTATCCCAGAATTAGTCCAAACGATTATTTTAACCAGGGTGAGTGGGAGAGCAACTGGTGTTCCTGCGGATGAGGAATTAGAAAGTTTAGCGGCTCATAAAGCCAGCTTATGTTTATATTTGAGTGCGCGTTATGTGGAAGAAACTCAGCAAAAGTTAATCAAATATTATCCCCCAGAAATGCCGATTGCTATTTGTTATCGTTTAGGATGGCCTGATGAGAAAATACGGGTAGTTCCCTTAGAAAAAATGGCACAAGTGACCCAGGAAGAAAACTTAATTAGAACTACATTATATGTTATTAGTCCTGCGTTAGCAAAAACTCCCCATACTTCAACTTTAAGATCTAAATTATATAACCCGGAACATTCCCATTTATTCCGTCCTTTATCTTGA